From the genome of Endozoicomonas sp. NE40, one region includes:
- a CDS encoding bZIP transcription factor has translation MEDAANRRRISKQKCAQRIRDRNKQDWLNLNQDLDKANAEYQRLSAEYTKLRKSAEQLSTANQKLLEASEKLLKVIENPNATSCEIHLVRETGAAPAINRSQQEPEPVGSGVGDDNKPEVPVTKRKRAKRQKRSAEERKEFKKEDARCYRERKKQEFNDLQQELADTTAENQRLTSEIKALKETHKELSETNEGLDKLIPDLLQTCERFNIKLIEQIDQDINPSK, from the coding sequence ATGGAAGACGCAGCTAATAGAAGAAGAATATCAAAGCAAAAATGCGCCCAACGCATAAGGGACAGGAACAAACAAGACTGGCTTAATCTTAACCAAGATCTTGATAAAGCTAATGCCGAGTACCAGCGTCTGAGTGCTGAATATACTAAGCTCCGGAAAAGTGCCGAGCAGCTTTCCACAGCCAATCAAAAACTACTCGAAGCCAGTGAGAAACTGCTCAAAGTCATTGAAAACCCGAACGCAACCTCATGTGAAATACATTTAGTACGTGAAACCGGTGCAGCGCCTGCAATAAACCGATCACAACAGGAACCTGAGCCTGTTGGGTCTGGTGTGGGTGATGACAACAAGCCCGAAGTTCCTGTGACCAAGAGAAAGCGTGCAAAAAGACAGAAACGATCAGCTGAGGAAAGAAAAGAGTTTAAGAAAGAAGACGCCCGATGCTACAGAGAAAGGAAGAAACAAGAGTTTAATGATCTTCAACAGGAACTTGCAGACACTACTGCCGAGAACCAGCGTCTGACCTCTGAAATTAAGGCTCTTAAGGAAACGCATAAGGAACTTTCCGAAACCAATGAGGGTTTGGACAAGCTCATTCCAGACCTGCTGCAGACCTGCGAGCGATTCAACATCAAATTAATTGAGCAGATTGACCAGGACATCAATCCATCAAAATAG
- the agaW gene encoding PTS N-acetylgalactosamine transporter subunit IIC, with translation MLFEALMIALLAGIAGVDLFNGLTHMHRPLITGPIVGFILGDVQTGLITGASLELVWMGMAPLAGAQPPNVVIGGIIGVAFAILTQAEPQAAIGIAVPFAVAVQGLITLLFTAFSPVMHRCDEMAAKADWKGIDRVNYMGMSILFSFYFILAFLPIFFGAEQAQTVVEVAPEWLMSGLGVAGGLMPAIGFSMLMKIMFKQSYIPYFIVGFLAAAYLELPVIAIALVGIAIALADYFQSSRVAAQVPQQAGGVNDGI, from the coding sequence ATGCTATTTGAAGCATTAATGATTGCATTACTGGCGGGCATAGCGGGGGTCGATTTATTCAACGGCCTGACCCATATGCACCGGCCATTAATTACAGGACCTATTGTTGGCTTTATTCTTGGAGATGTGCAGACAGGCCTTATCACGGGTGCATCGCTCGAACTGGTTTGGATGGGTATGGCACCTCTAGCTGGCGCCCAGCCACCTAATGTTGTTATCGGTGGCATTATTGGCGTTGCTTTCGCCATTCTGACACAGGCTGAACCACAGGCTGCTATTGGTATTGCTGTACCATTCGCTGTTGCGGTACAGGGTTTGATCACCTTGCTGTTCACCGCCTTTTCGCCTGTCATGCATCGCTGCGACGAGATGGCAGCTAAAGCAGACTGGAAGGGAATTGACCGGGTTAACTATATGGGCATGAGCATTTTGTTCAGCTTCTATTTCATTCTTGCCTTCCTGCCTATCTTCTTTGGTGCTGAACAAGCGCAAACGGTCGTTGAAGTTGCGCCTGAATGGTTAATGAGTGGTCTGGGTGTAGCGGGCGGATTAATGCCAGCTATCGGTTTCTCCATGCTCATGAAAATCATGTTCAAGCAAAGCTACATTCCTTATTTCATCGTCGGTTTCCTTGCCGCTGCTTACCTTGAACTGCCTGTTATCGCTATTGCGCTTGTAGGTATCGCGATCGCACTGGCGGATTATTTCCAGAGCAGCAGAGTAGCTGCACAGGTTCCACAGCAAGCCGGAGGCGTTAACGATGGCATTTGA
- a CDS encoding IBR domain-containing protein, which yields MKKSCFLLSIWLMTLVFFFQPAAYGDPQVSGAEPCATALAIQSPTLPDRAQVVVFSAGKTKASALRLHLPSPWHWPDNSRAPAVITPPESVCQVSLCEKSACSTLFVINSDAFSEHPQPVTHEVTRHSPLPASGIFPLWMNHWVSGTGPFVPITVQNRGPDPEFSHPYRADLNKPSYSVREVYLAEQKQPLFLIHNPVDYRLYWLYWNEMNQFDIIQWPLLSPLENDNDLLNPNNLTLGIADQTRLNEPALLRVPLKREWLDTKQGSFRHLLPLLALIFGDVLQKQTADGSTEYWFRDHEGQTSVISQEELEQWHSLYHESIKADIFHRLTTGNPMNQAAGIAPAQFQREHRIVPWSIIRQIKKAIGRQAIQVIEKKPDNQTPPDSHHLQPPTSAGQQQTRQREVSDAIPGVLGQGWQQRMLNIQSSREFIGTRERPKFHEETLQVQIDHFVYASQTGSTDDMLRIVNTMETNEQKQSLLEGRYRAFPWLTALQAAVKANQQKAINLIRETADSINPSLFPELTRANEDCLPKQAEASATSNFPTNSFATNSNALAGAVGSGPMHSFLDSCAIPGHLLQIPHSSHRQCSEGRTECAVHEGTFDATVFLPCCESRVCEASLLSAMLALFSDSIVVPTLETVSCPVCTQPLNLVRTLSDAINTLQLAQEGGVTPAQVHSLNILTRISKHLKERSVSIDQLNRHKAVSAECNICFTEAECYQLPGCEEAGCAFCLQCLSQHIRIAYTSDDAYLLTEKGLQCPGCTAQVPDDVIKLLSGNSALQEITLKANQLIANRSPYLMSCPNGHLVDSRKAPGTRVVCPECNHSLCRQCRQDYHTGECPETLAFTQLIEENPLDYKRCPTCQLVVSKDEACNKVICSRCKTAFCWLCREDITGDYYQHFQYTSCLLHGGNTLQSAASAPTDNSMLNRCPICKTRHRLDFLLCGHTCCSDCENDFYRILEQLEYEFQRRCPLCTNEIDKQQEELPNLTIPPDARPCSIPSLRFTIYENHQGYYLVVNSDRRQPEKGFYLDKKDCLDQERLDELRVRLGVRVRGNNANVQVNLPFFPEGQPLLPCSFCDHVRYINEEGLCGDCQRAFYLSLQSDKGKPYGL from the coding sequence ATGAAAAAAAGTTGCTTTCTCCTGTCGATCTGGTTGATGACTCTTGTCTTTTTTTTTCAACCGGCTGCTTACGGCGATCCACAGGTTTCAGGGGCAGAACCCTGTGCAACAGCGCTGGCCATCCAGTCACCCACGCTGCCAGACCGGGCTCAGGTCGTTGTATTTTCAGCCGGAAAAACGAAGGCATCCGCTTTGCGCCTTCATCTTCCCAGCCCCTGGCACTGGCCTGACAACAGCAGAGCGCCAGCCGTTATCACGCCACCAGAATCTGTTTGTCAGGTGAGTTTGTGTGAAAAGTCTGCCTGCAGCACTCTGTTCGTTATAAACTCAGATGCTTTTTCTGAACACCCACAGCCTGTAACACACGAAGTGACACGGCATTCCCCTTTACCCGCCAGTGGCATTTTTCCACTCTGGATGAACCACTGGGTTTCAGGTACAGGCCCCTTCGTCCCCATCACTGTCCAGAACCGTGGTCCCGACCCGGAATTTTCCCATCCCTACAGGGCAGACCTTAACAAGCCATCCTACTCAGTTCGCGAAGTTTATTTAGCCGAACAGAAACAGCCGCTGTTTCTTATTCACAACCCGGTGGACTACAGGCTCTACTGGTTGTACTGGAATGAAATGAATCAATTCGACATTATCCAGTGGCCACTTTTATCCCCACTGGAAAATGACAATGACCTGCTCAACCCCAATAACCTGACTCTGGGGATTGCCGATCAGACCCGACTGAATGAGCCGGCACTCCTGCGGGTTCCACTGAAACGTGAATGGCTTGATACAAAACAAGGGAGCTTCCGGCACCTTCTCCCATTATTAGCACTCATTTTCGGTGATGTATTACAAAAACAAACAGCCGATGGCAGCACGGAGTACTGGTTTCGCGACCACGAGGGCCAGACCTCCGTCATCTCACAGGAAGAGCTGGAACAATGGCACAGTCTTTACCATGAAAGTATCAAGGCCGATATTTTCCATCGCCTGACCACGGGTAACCCCATGAACCAGGCAGCAGGTATTGCCCCGGCACAGTTCCAGAGAGAACACCGCATAGTGCCATGGTCCATAATCAGGCAAATTAAGAAAGCGATAGGTCGTCAGGCAATTCAGGTTATCGAAAAAAAGCCGGATAACCAAACGCCTCCGGACAGCCACCATCTGCAGCCCCCCACATCAGCCGGTCAGCAACAGACCCGTCAGAGAGAGGTATCTGACGCCATACCGGGAGTCCTCGGGCAAGGCTGGCAGCAGCGAATGTTGAACATCCAGTCCAGCAGAGAGTTTATCGGTACAAGAGAGCGTCCGAAGTTTCATGAAGAAACCCTTCAGGTGCAGATAGATCATTTTGTCTATGCCTCACAAACAGGCAGCACAGACGACATGCTCAGAATCGTCAACACAATGGAAACTAATGAGCAGAAACAATCATTACTCGAAGGCCGGTACCGTGCCTTCCCATGGCTCACCGCCTTGCAGGCCGCCGTTAAAGCCAACCAGCAGAAGGCGATTAACCTGATCAGGGAAACCGCTGACTCAATCAACCCGTCACTCTTTCCTGAACTCACCCGAGCCAATGAAGATTGCCTGCCTAAACAGGCCGAAGCCTCGGCAACGAGCAACTTCCCAACAAACAGCTTTGCAACGAACAGCAACGCACTGGCAGGAGCAGTCGGTTCGGGACCGATGCACTCTTTCCTTGACAGCTGTGCCATTCCCGGTCACCTGTTGCAAATCCCACATTCAAGTCACCGGCAGTGCTCGGAAGGCAGGACCGAGTGCGCTGTTCACGAAGGTACGTTTGATGCCACTGTTTTTCTCCCCTGTTGTGAAAGCAGGGTCTGTGAAGCCAGTCTGCTCAGTGCAATGCTGGCATTATTTTCAGACTCCATCGTCGTTCCAACTCTGGAAACCGTCTCCTGTCCTGTCTGTACCCAGCCACTGAACCTTGTCCGAACGTTGTCAGACGCCATCAACACACTCCAGTTGGCGCAGGAGGGAGGCGTAACGCCTGCCCAGGTTCATAGTCTTAATATCCTGACCAGAATCAGTAAGCACCTGAAAGAGAGAAGCGTATCCATTGACCAATTAAACCGTCACAAAGCGGTCAGTGCAGAGTGCAATATCTGCTTTACCGAGGCTGAATGTTATCAGCTTCCTGGCTGTGAAGAGGCTGGCTGCGCTTTCTGCCTGCAATGCCTTTCACAACACATTCGAATTGCGTATACCTCTGATGATGCCTATCTCCTCACCGAAAAAGGTCTGCAATGCCCGGGTTGCACTGCTCAGGTTCCCGATGACGTGATTAAACTTCTCAGTGGTAACAGCGCACTTCAGGAAATCACCCTGAAAGCCAACCAGCTGATCGCCAATCGATCGCCTTACCTGATGTCCTGCCCTAACGGACATTTGGTGGATTCCAGAAAAGCTCCGGGAACCCGGGTTGTTTGCCCGGAATGTAACCATTCGCTGTGCCGACAGTGCCGTCAGGACTACCACACCGGAGAATGTCCCGAGACTCTGGCCTTCACCCAACTGATTGAAGAAAATCCCCTGGACTATAAGAGGTGTCCTACCTGCCAGCTTGTTGTGAGCAAAGATGAGGCGTGCAACAAGGTTATCTGCAGCCGTTGCAAGACCGCTTTTTGCTGGCTGTGCCGAGAGGACATCACCGGAGACTATTACCAGCACTTTCAATACACCTCCTGTCTGTTACACGGCGGGAATACTCTGCAGAGTGCTGCTTCTGCGCCAACAGACAACAGCATGCTCAACCGATGCCCGATATGTAAAACACGCCATCGGCTTGATTTCTTACTGTGCGGGCATACCTGTTGCAGTGACTGTGAAAATGACTTCTACCGGATACTGGAACAATTGGAGTACGAGTTCCAGCGTCGCTGCCCGCTCTGCACCAATGAGATCGATAAACAGCAGGAAGAGCTTCCCAATCTGACCATTCCCCCCGATGCCAGACCGTGCAGTATTCCATCACTCAGGTTTACAATCTATGAAAACCATCAGGGTTATTACCTTGTGGTCAACAGCGACAGAAGGCAACCGGAAAAAGGTTTTTATCTTGATAAAAAAGACTGCCTGGACCAGGAGAGGCTTGATGAACTAAGAGTAAGGTTAGGGGTAAGGGTGCGCGGCAATAACGCTAATGTTCAAGTAAATCTGCCCTTTTTTCCGGAAGGGCAACCCCTGCTACCGTGCTCTTTTTGCGACCACGTACGGTATATCAACGAAGAGGGCTTATGTGGAGACTGTCAGAGAGCCTTCTACCTTTCGCTTCAATCTGATAAAGGAAAACCCTATGGCCTTTGA
- a CDS encoding oligogalacturonate-specific porin KdgM family protein: protein MMQKKLLATAILGMAVVSSASASSYITGNLRHNTERSTEYTFELGHTFETGTTVLVEVAGDQTGGVRSVTDTTLGIEQMLYNNDNLWLAVGYHSLSLDGSSGDRKGTGGQNRPLIKVGYNFDNGLFVSHRARAHYSTNSDVGHVQNRYDTAVGFNASDYQFKLNTIYVDQLKRNSVGRKDDAFNTEWRVTRFNIADTGIDPFFEVRHEDGGKDAAGKNNDDNFGFVFGASYAF, encoded by the coding sequence ATGATGCAAAAAAAACTTCTGGCAACAGCAATTCTGGGGATGGCTGTCGTATCGTCAGCTTCTGCAAGCTCTTATATCACAGGCAACCTTCGGCATAATACAGAAAGGAGTACAGAGTACACGTTCGAGCTGGGACATACTTTTGAGACTGGTACTACTGTTTTGGTAGAAGTTGCAGGTGATCAGACAGGTGGCGTACGCAGTGTTACTGATACGACCCTGGGTATTGAGCAGATGCTTTACAATAACGATAACCTCTGGCTGGCCGTTGGCTATCACAGCTTATCTTTAGATGGCAGCTCTGGTGACAGAAAAGGAACTGGTGGTCAGAACCGCCCCCTGATTAAAGTCGGTTATAACTTTGACAATGGCTTATTTGTCAGTCACCGGGCAAGAGCGCATTACTCAACCAACAGCGACGTTGGTCATGTACAGAACCGTTACGATACCGCTGTCGGTTTTAATGCCAGTGACTATCAATTCAAACTCAATACCATTTATGTTGACCAGCTTAAGCGAAATTCGGTAGGCAGAAAGGATGATGCATTCAATACCGAGTGGCGAGTTACCCGATTCAATATTGCTGATACGGGTATAGATCCATTCTTTGAAGTCCGTCACGAAGATGGTGGCAAGGATGCAGCGGGCAAAAACAACGATGACAACTTCGGCTTTGTTTTCGGAGCGTCTTACGCCTTCTAA
- a CDS encoding ABC-F family ATP-binding cassette domain-containing protein translates to MSTLLSAQSVSYDLTSGPLLEGISFTLKKGDRIGLIGHNGCGKSTLLKLLSGDLNALSGSVSQSSQCLMERVEQHLPETIEHLSMFDAVAAQLPESLRIAEGWRIERLLADMGFDDSDWQLTAGTLSGGQHTRLLLARALINQPDLLLLDEPSNHLDLPTLLWLENFLRHWQGSFVLVSHDQRLLDNVTNCTWIMRDKTLQFFRLPCSSARKALAEKDETDELRHQSEQKEIDRVEKSARRLALWGQVYDNEDLSRKAKNMEKRVERLKDEQTELTAGTPWRLSLTGEALPADRLLSLTSLDVQPATDAPTLFHILDQQLKSGDRVAIVGRNGCGKSSLLRRLWAVYQTSAEYSPGKTIQFHPRCRLGYYDQSLQQLNDNDSLLDALRHFAPLPDRERKMALISAGFPYLRHTQKVRELSGGERSRLLFIGLTLANHHLLFLDEPTNHLDLEGKEELAETLSQFAGGFILVSHDRDLIEKSCNRYWLVDDHRLEEWLDPEAMYTAMGAEQTVSLQQDDALPTPDVNAVQTAETSHEDALFEQLIDLEARLEADLERKPKHQKPRLQQEWREAIAQITARLGLE, encoded by the coding sequence ATGAGCACTTTACTATCTGCACAATCTGTCTCTTACGACCTGACTTCAGGCCCACTGCTTGAAGGGATCTCTTTCACCCTGAAGAAAGGCGACCGGATTGGCCTTATTGGCCACAACGGCTGTGGCAAAAGTACCCTTCTTAAACTGCTAAGCGGCGACCTGAATGCCCTTTCCGGCTCTGTCTCCCAGTCCAGTCAGTGTCTGATGGAACGGGTTGAACAACACCTTCCTGAAACTATTGAACATCTATCCATGTTTGACGCAGTAGCGGCACAGCTGCCTGAGAGCCTGCGTATTGCTGAAGGCTGGCGCATAGAACGGTTGCTGGCAGACATGGGGTTTGACGACTCCGACTGGCAACTGACCGCCGGAACCCTGAGTGGCGGACAGCACACCCGCCTGTTGCTGGCCCGGGCGCTCATTAATCAGCCGGATCTGTTATTGCTGGACGAACCCAGTAACCATCTGGATCTGCCTACGCTCCTGTGGCTGGAAAACTTTCTGAGACACTGGCAGGGCAGCTTTGTGCTGGTATCTCACGACCAGCGTCTGCTGGATAACGTCACCAACTGCACCTGGATTATGCGGGATAAAACCCTGCAGTTTTTCCGCCTGCCCTGCTCTTCAGCACGGAAAGCTCTGGCGGAAAAAGATGAAACCGATGAGCTTCGCCATCAATCCGAACAGAAGGAAATTGACCGGGTTGAAAAGAGTGCCAGACGTCTGGCGTTATGGGGGCAGGTGTACGACAACGAAGACCTTTCCCGCAAAGCCAAAAACATGGAAAAACGGGTTGAACGCCTCAAAGACGAACAGACTGAGTTAACGGCCGGGACGCCCTGGCGTCTGAGCCTGACCGGGGAGGCTCTGCCTGCTGACCGGCTGCTAAGCCTTACCAGCCTGGATGTGCAACCTGCAACCGATGCACCGACACTGTTCCATATTCTCGATCAGCAGCTGAAAAGCGGAGACCGGGTGGCTATTGTCGGGCGCAACGGCTGTGGTAAATCCTCTTTACTGCGACGGTTGTGGGCTGTGTATCAGACATCTGCCGAGTACAGTCCCGGTAAAACCATCCAGTTTCACCCCCGCTGTCGTCTGGGTTATTACGACCAGAGCCTGCAACAGCTTAACGACAATGACAGCCTGCTGGATGCCCTGCGTCACTTTGCGCCACTGCCGGACAGGGAGCGAAAAATGGCGCTGATCAGTGCCGGTTTCCCCTATCTCAGGCACACACAGAAAGTCCGGGAACTCAGTGGTGGCGAGCGTTCCCGACTGTTGTTTATTGGCCTGACCCTGGCTAACCATCATCTGCTGTTTCTGGATGAGCCTACTAACCATCTGGACCTGGAAGGCAAGGAAGAGCTGGCAGAAACCCTCAGCCAGTTTGCCGGTGGTTTTATACTGGTCAGTCATGACCGTGACCTGATTGAAAAAAGCTGTAACCGGTACTGGCTTGTAGACGACCATCGTCTGGAAGAGTGGCTGGACCCTGAGGCGATGTATACGGCGATGGGCGCAGAACAGACGGTTTCATTGCAGCAGGATGATGCGCTTCCGACCCCGGATGTGAATGCTGTCCAGACAGCAGAAACCAGCCATGAGGACGCCCTGTTTGAACAGCTGATCGATCTGGAAGCCCGACTGGAGGCTGACCTCGAACGCAAACCGAAACATCAGAAACCGAGGCTGCAACAGGAGTGGCGGGAAGCCATTGCCCAAATCACTGCCCGGCTTGGACTGGAGTAA
- a CDS encoding glycoside hydrolase family 20 zincin-like fold domain-containing protein, whose translation MKLNKLAVCCALALPVLYGCNSNDSSDNTVVPPPSVTLEFETIPTVRNWEATEGSYQVTANSRIVINPGNTESTLAGITTNISDTAEKFQETILAVTGLNLTIETSDTLRNGDISLTLLGNENDELGPEGYKLKVGDTVEIEANTNTGLFYGTQTILQLLQQDDEKSRIARGEVTDYPSLTERGIMVDAGRKYWEVDSLKDVIRQMGWMKMNRLHLHLTEWNAFRLDSDNPELEGLAALRAYTREDIAELEAVAKLNHVCDRTGNRYSGTW comes from the coding sequence ATGAAACTTAATAAACTGGCTGTGTGTTGCGCATTGGCATTGCCTGTATTGTATGGCTGCAATAGTAACGATAGTTCTGATAATACTGTCGTACCTCCTCCATCAGTAACACTTGAATTTGAAACCATTCCAACGGTCAGGAACTGGGAAGCAACCGAGGGTAGCTATCAAGTAACTGCTAATTCCAGAATTGTTATTAACCCTGGCAATACAGAATCAACGTTGGCAGGTATTACAACCAACATTTCAGATACAGCCGAAAAGTTTCAGGAAACCATTCTGGCCGTCACTGGTTTAAACCTCACTATTGAAACGTCAGATACTCTGCGAAATGGTGATATTAGCCTGACATTATTAGGCAATGAAAACGATGAACTCGGACCGGAAGGGTATAAACTTAAGGTCGGCGATACGGTTGAAATTGAAGCTAATACAAATACTGGTCTCTTCTACGGTACCCAAACCATTTTGCAACTGCTGCAGCAAGATGATGAGAAAAGCCGTATTGCCAGAGGTGAAGTCACCGATTATCCCAGTTTAACGGAAAGGGGCATCATGGTTGATGCCGGAAGAAAATACTGGGAGGTGGACTCACTGAAAGATGTGATCCGCCAGATGGGCTGGATGAAAATGAATCGCTTGCACCTCCATCTCACCGAGTGGAACGCCTTTCGTTTAGACAGTGACAACCCTGAGCTGGAAGGTCTGGCAGCACTGAGGGCTTATACCAGAGAGGATATTGCAGAACTGGAAGCCGTCGCCAAACTGAACCATGTTTGTGATCGTACCGGAAATCGATATTCCGGGACATGGTAA
- a CDS encoding discoidin domain-containing protein, translating into MIVPEIDIPGHGKMLSDFRKDAAFECPSMSVVTGRGWEGEHGPRWNLDYTGKSANSPRSGREFMFGLIEEFAPWFSGPYFHIGTDEVPEWGNLTSCAELASYVADSDHLREIGDPLVEFINEANDVIKGLGKQTQKWNWYERSPISFDADNDIRIDAWIGNALDYYTEKGYNTTLTGTPYLYLTPGFPNTMPNPPKIYTLEGSASPDMTGVKLSLWADTAYKWPDQQLEKLMVTPRTVTAERNWFGAHEDDSTFDEFLERMDTIGGAPLVVGEASAVPRDNWSVMAVSSEEIQRGDGGASNLFSGRTDSLWETRHSAGYDTYPHTVDIDMGDTYEVVGARFHPRQNGADRLRGLIGTYSFYVSEDGETWKMIVGSSEKDGSFSYPGNYVGRDKKAKTIHFEMEKARYFRFVAESPFEEGSRWASLAEIDIFGNKVGDEPVTVPESTYHIRSKADLSTCMRVDREEGDVANNDSMKMGKCLNTDDYQEWLTVDEGVVDGINYVSIRPVNTPDQCLDVNFNTGGLVTWDCHLGDNQLFRVHEDQYRYGYSTIKPKSAGNCMTISGDNNDDVAEGDRVSFSGCSDTNKKQWVLVP; encoded by the coding sequence GTGATCGTACCGGAAATCGATATTCCGGGACATGGTAAGATGTTGTCGGACTTCAGGAAAGATGCTGCCTTTGAATGCCCAAGTATGAGCGTCGTCACCGGTAGAGGCTGGGAAGGTGAACACGGCCCTCGCTGGAATTTGGATTACACAGGTAAATCAGCAAACAGTCCAAGATCCGGCAGGGAATTTATGTTCGGGCTTATCGAGGAATTTGCTCCCTGGTTTAGCGGCCCGTACTTCCATATAGGTACGGATGAAGTACCGGAATGGGGCAATCTTACAAGCTGTGCTGAACTTGCTAGCTATGTTGCGGACTCAGACCATCTAAGAGAAATCGGTGATCCACTGGTCGAGTTTATTAACGAAGCTAACGACGTTATAAAGGGTTTGGGTAAACAAACCCAAAAGTGGAACTGGTACGAACGATCACCAATCTCATTCGATGCCGATAATGACATCCGTATTGACGCCTGGATCGGAAACGCTCTGGACTATTACACTGAGAAAGGATACAACACCACTTTAACAGGTACTCCTTACCTTTACCTGACGCCCGGTTTTCCTAATACCATGCCAAACCCTCCCAAGATTTATACCTTGGAAGGTTCAGCCAGCCCTGACATGACAGGCGTAAAGCTCAGCCTCTGGGCTGATACTGCCTATAAATGGCCTGACCAGCAACTCGAGAAACTGATGGTTACGCCCCGGACTGTCACTGCAGAAAGAAACTGGTTTGGCGCTCATGAAGATGACAGCACATTCGATGAATTTCTTGAGCGCATGGACACGATTGGCGGAGCGCCTCTGGTAGTTGGTGAAGCTTCTGCTGTTCCCAGAGACAACTGGTCTGTCATGGCGGTCAGCAGTGAAGAGATTCAGAGGGGGGATGGCGGTGCCAGCAATCTCTTCAGTGGCAGAACAGACTCTCTGTGGGAGACAAGGCACTCCGCTGGTTATGACACTTACCCCCATACCGTCGATATCGATATGGGTGACACCTATGAAGTGGTAGGAGCTCGCTTCCACCCACGACAGAATGGCGCGGACAGACTTCGCGGTCTTATTGGAACGTACAGTTTTTACGTCAGTGAAGACGGTGAAACCTGGAAAATGATTGTTGGTTCATCAGAAAAGGATGGCTCATTCAGTTACCCGGGAAATTACGTAGGACGTGATAAGAAAGCCAAAACCATTCATTTTGAAATGGAGAAAGCACGCTATTTCCGTTTTGTAGCGGAGTCCCCATTTGAGGAGGGTAGCCGGTGGGCCAGTCTGGCAGAAATTGATATATTCGGTAACAAAGTAGGTGACGAGCCTGTCACTGTGCCGGAGTCTACCTATCATATTCGATCCAAAGCTGACCTGAGCACCTGCATGCGGGTTGACCGTGAAGAAGGCGACGTCGCAAACAATGACAGTATGAAAATGGGCAAATGCCTGAACACCGATGACTACCAGGAATGGTTAACGGTCGATGAAGGCGTAGTTGATGGCATTAACTACGTTTCTATTCGTCCCGTTAACACTCCCGATCAGTGTCTGGATGTGAATTTCAATACTGGTGGACTCGTAACATGGGATTGTCATTTAGGTGACAACCAGCTCTTTAGAGTGCATGAAGATCAGTACCGGTATGGCTATTCCACCATCAAGCCCAAGTCAGCAGGGAACTGCATGACCATTAGCGGAGACAATAACGACGACGTAGCTGAAGGAGACCGTGTGTCATTTAGTGGTTGCAGTGATACTAATAAGAAGCAGTGGGTTCTGGTTCCGTAA
- a CDS encoding PTS system mannose/fructose/sorbose family transporter subunit IID: MAFESTLEMDAKAERMLAKAEATSTVVADEYEDQAPAAELTRKDITRMAWRSLALQASFNYERMQAAGWLYGLIPSLRKIHKNDEDLSRSMKLHMEFYNTHPFLVTFIMGIVLAMEKSKERLSVIRAIKVATMGPMGGIGDALFWLTLLPICAALGISLAMEGSLAGPVLFLVLFNAVHFGLRFGLAHYGYSAGTKAISALKEHTQKLSHAATIVGLTVVGGLIATFVNLNTTLVLEVGQATVALQQDLFDPIMPKLLPLVFTLGVFSFIKRGVSPLKVIGGIVVLGITGAYLGFL; the protein is encoded by the coding sequence ATGGCATTTGAAAGTACACTTGAAATGGACGCCAAGGCAGAGCGCATGCTGGCCAAGGCAGAGGCCACTAGTACCGTTGTAGCCGATGAGTATGAAGACCAGGCTCCGGCAGCGGAACTGACACGTAAAGATATTACCAGAATGGCGTGGCGCTCACTGGCTTTGCAGGCATCCTTTAACTATGAGCGTATGCAGGCGGCGGGTTGGCTGTACGGTCTGATTCCATCCCTGCGTAAGATTCATAAAAATGACGAAGACCTGAGCCGTTCCATGAAGCTCCACATGGAGTTCTATAACACGCACCCTTTCCTGGTGACGTTTATCATGGGAATCGTGCTGGCCATGGAGAAAAGCAAGGAGCGCCTGTCTGTTATCCGGGCTATTAAAGTGGCTACCATGGGGCCAATGGGGGGGATCGGTGATGCGTTGTTCTGGCTGACCCTGTTGCCTATCTGTGCCGCACTGGGCATATCGCTGGCAATGGAAGGCAGTCTGGCAGGACCTGTGCTTTTCCTGGTGCTATTTAACGCGGTTCACTTTGGCTTGCGCTTTGGTTTGGCTCATTACGGTTACAGCGCCGGTACGAAAGCGATCAGCGCATTAAAGGAACATACCCAGAAGCTGTCTCACGCTGCAACCATTGTAGGTCTGACCGTTGTAGGTGGTTTGATTGCTACCTTTGTCAACCTGAACACGACACTGGTTCTTGAAGTGGGTCAGGCAACCGTTGCCCTGCAGCAGGATCTTTTTGACCCGATTATGCCGAAGCTCCTGCCTCTGGTCTTCACTCTGGGCGTGTTCTCGTTCATCAAGCGCGGCGTGTCACCTTTGAAAGTCATTGGCGGTATTGTGGTGCTGGGCATTACCGGTGCGTACCTGGGCTTCCTGTAA